The stretch of DNA GGATCTACATATTGGAACATAGTTTTTGGAAAAACTTCAGGGGAAGCTTTGAAAGACGAAGAGGGAATGGAAACAGTTAAACATTTTTCTGAAAATGTAGCCTTTTTAGTAAAAAAACTTTATGATTAAAAGAAAAAACAGGGGGAAATGTGAGCGGTAAAATAAGAGCAAATATAAAGCCAGGAATAAAGGTTAAAGTTGTAAAAAAAGAAGATCAAAGAACAGGGAAATTAACAGATGGTATAGTTAAGGATTTATTAACTAAATCTCCAAAACATCCCCATGGAATAAAGGTTAGACTAGAAGATGGAACTGTTGGAAGAGTTCAAGAAATAATAAAAGAATAAACTTCATTTGCTTTATTTTTAATAATGCTCTATAATTCATACAAAATAAATATTTATTTTAGTATTACTGATTTTAAGGAGGTACATACATGGGAATTAAAT from Fusobacterium sp. IOR10 encodes:
- a CDS encoding YwbE family protein, producing the protein MSGKIRANIKPGIKVKVVKKEDQRTGKLTDGIVKDLLTKSPKHPHGIKVRLEDGTVGRVQEIIKE